Proteins encoded by one window of Yamadazyma tenuis chromosome 2, complete sequence:
- the CWC21 gene encoding RNA-splicing factor (COG:A; EggNog:ENOG503P7G6) produces MSYKGIELKSTRGSGTSGYVTKNLASLGDKIAYEDSKERVRKVKNRRRCWSENNQMDSIKARFRNELESRESLRDIEKKCMELRDKLENEDMEAAIVDTKVKELRDKLMNQSEREDEIRSAKDKEASEGGIKKQNYMKELQIIAGK; encoded by the coding sequence ATGTCTTATAAAGGTATAGAGTTGAAGAGTACTAGAGGCTCAGGAACATCAGGATACGTTACGAAAAACCTTGCCTCTCTAGGTGATAAGATTGCCTACGAAGACTCGAAAGAGAGAGTGCGTAAGGTGAAGAACAGGAGACGCTGCTGGTCCGAAAACAATCAAATGGACAGCATTAAAGCAAGGTTCAGGAATGAGCTTGAAAGTCGTGAACTGCTTAGAGACATAGAGAAGAAATGTATGGAGCTCCGTGATAAATTAGAGAATGAAGATATGGAGGCTGCCATCGTTGATACGAAAGTTAAGGAGTTGAGGgataagttgatgaatCAATCAGAGAGGGAAGACGAAATACGATCAGCGAAAGACAAAGAAGCTAGTGAGGGGGGGATAAAGAAACAAAATTACATGAAGGAATTACAGATAATAGCCGGAAAGTAG
- a CDS encoding uncharacterized protein (COG:S; EggNog:ENOG503Q3QG; CAZy:GT71) gives MFRLKAKFIVLAISLIFLLVLTLENFEKFMEYGQLSFYPSDEEEMNFKPIIGQNIDTDPRHSFWTDVFNIIEGGSINITQGDISTAVQYVDKSQQQEGPNSKSVLLSKAYISPETTRELTMKHNFVMSTLPRKLHKSTYVKGANGIVIIGGQKFSWLSYLSLVALRKSGSNIPVEIVMPQHEDFVQEQEFCQKTLPKLNARCVVLAESLGAEVMFKWSSNFANYQLKSLALMVSSFQNVLLLDSDNILVQNPDSLFTSKLFKDYGMVTWPDYWERTISPVFYDISGLKVNEDKRVRYNRFPLATPDGLTSNLNTRESIADEVPYHDLEGAIPNLSTESGQVLINKDTHACTLLLSMYYNMLGPNLYYKLFSLGEQGEGDKDTFPAAASVCGENFYQVKSFIRTFGYFDDGGNFQGVAMGQKDPLGDYEKYQKYLETPSKSKENKHIPIKSQIENIDNLQKEHFSGDSGKLFAIHCNFPKFDPVGLLAREDLWDAENKRLKYRLFSGFTYDDPNIKAKTLDFELEQWKNIEKALCSETIDFPYFKSENIEEICTLARNQVRFLQSVP, from the coding sequence ATGTTCAGATTAAAAGCTAAGTTTATTGTTCTAGCAATACTGTTAATATTTTTGTTGGTTCTCACtttggaaaactttgaGAAGTTCATGGAATATGGTCAACTCAGCTTCTATCCAagtgacgaagaagagatgAACTTCAAACCTATCATCGGACAGAATATTGATACAGACCCCAGGCATAGTTTTTGGACAGATGTATTCAATATTATTGAAGGCGGTAGCATTAACATAACTCAAGGGGATATTAGCACAGCTGTACAGTATGTGGATAAATcacaacaacaagaaggaCCTAATTCCAAATCTGTACTATTGTCTAAGGCATATATATCTCCAGAGACGACTAGAGAATTGACAATGAAACACAATTTCGTAATGTCTACGCTACCAAGAAAATTACATAAATCCACATACGTGAAGGGTGCCAATGGAATTGTTATTATTGGAGGACAGAAGTTTTCATGGTTATCTTatctttctttggtggcTTTGAGGAAATCTGGATCAAATATCCCAGTGGAAATAGTAATGCCCCAACACGAAGACTtcgttcaagaacaagaattCTGTCAAAAAACCCTACCCAAGTTGAATGCGAGATGTGTTGTTCTAGCAGAATCCTTAGGAGCTGAGGTTATGTTTAAATGGTCGTCCAATTTTGCTAACTATCAATTAAAGTCACTAGctttgatggtttcaagCTTTCAGAATGTACTATTGTTGGATTCTGACAACattcttgttcaaaacCCGGATTCTCTCTTCACAAGTAAATTATTCAAAGACTATGGAATGGTAACTTGGCCAGACTACTGGGAAAGAACAATATCTCCAGTATTTTACGACATAAGCGGGTTGAAGGTGAATGAAGATAAACGCGTAAGGTACAACAGATTCCCCTTAGCGACTCCCGATGGGCTAACAAGCAACTTGAATACGAGAGAATCTATAGCTGATGAGGTGCCTTATCATGATCTAGAAGGTGCCATTCCCAACTTATCTACAGAGTCAGGTCAAGTTTTAATCAACAAGGATACCCATGCGTGTACTTTATTGTTGTCGATGTATTACAACATGTTGGGTCCAAACTTGTATTATAAGTTATTTTCCTTGGGAGAACAGGGAGAGGGTGATAAAGACACTTTTCCTGCGGCGGCTAGTGTGTGTGGAGAGAATTTCTATCAGGTTAAGTCATTTATACGAACGTTTGGCTACTTTGATGACGGTGGTAATTTTCAAGGTGTGGCTATGGGTCAAAAGGATCCGCTCGGTGATTACGAAAAGTATCAAAAATATTTGGaaactccttcaaaatcaaaggaAAATAAACATATACCTATCAAGTCCCAAATTGAGAACATTGACAACTTACAGAAAGAGCACTTCTCTGGAGATTCTGGAAAACTATTTGCCATTCACTGTAACTTTCCAAAATTTGACCCTGTAGGTTTGCTTGCGAGAGAAGATTTGTGGGATGCTGAAAACAAGAGGCTTAAATATCGACTTTTTAGTGGATTCACCTATGATGATCCTAACATCAAAGCAAAGACTTTGGATTTCGAATTAGAGCAATGGAAAAACATCGAGAAAGCTCTTTGCAGCGAGACAATCGATTTTCCGTACTTTAAGTCAGAgaatattgaagaaatatGTACGCTTGCAAGAAACCAAGTGAGATTCCTTCAAAGTGTTCCATAA